One region of Danaus plexippus chromosome 16 unlocalized genomic scaffold, MEX_DaPlex mxdp_23, whole genome shotgun sequence genomic DNA includes:
- the LOC116772175 gene encoding uncharacterized protein LOC116772175 isoform X3 produces the protein MSLKTICLLFVLTVAANGHGGFGHGGGSSGQGFGHGGQGQSEFGHGGFSGPSGGGSSSGGFGHGGQGQGGFDQGGPSGHSGGGPGQGSSGSHGGYGNGGFHDGHHGGYKDRGY, from the exons ATGTCTCTTAAA ACTATATGTCTTCTCTTCGTATTAACCGTGGCTGCCAAtg GTCATGGAGGTTTTGGCCACGGTGGAGGTAGTTCTGGTCAAGGCTTTGGTCATGGTGGACAAGGTCAGAGTGAGTTTGGTCATGGAGGCTTCTCTGGACCTAGTGGCGGAGGATCCAGTTCAGGAGGCTTCGGTCATGGAGGTCAAGGTCAGGGTGGATTCGATCAGGGAGGCCCCTCTGGACATAGCGGCGGTGGACCTGGTCAAGGAAGCTCTGGAAGCCATG GTGGCTACGGAAATGGTGGCTTCCACGACGGACACCACGGCGGCTACAAAGATCgtggatattaa
- the LOC116772175 gene encoding uncharacterized protein LOC116772175 isoform X4, which produces MTMTICLLFVLTVAANGHGGFGHGGGSSGQGFGHGGQGQSEFGHGGFSGPSGGGSSSGGFGHGGQGQGGFDQGGPSGHSGGGPGQGSSGSHGGYGNGGFHDGHHGGYKDRGY; this is translated from the exons atgacaatg ACTATATGTCTTCTCTTCGTATTAACCGTGGCTGCCAAtg GTCATGGAGGTTTTGGCCACGGTGGAGGTAGTTCTGGTCAAGGCTTTGGTCATGGTGGACAAGGTCAGAGTGAGTTTGGTCATGGAGGCTTCTCTGGACCTAGTGGCGGAGGATCCAGTTCAGGAGGCTTCGGTCATGGAGGTCAAGGTCAGGGTGGATTCGATCAGGGAGGCCCCTCTGGACATAGCGGCGGTGGACCTGGTCAAGGAAGCTCTGGAAGCCATG GTGGCTACGGAAATGGTGGCTTCCACGACGGACACCACGGCGGCTACAAAGATCgtggatattaa
- the LOC116772175 gene encoding holotricin-3-like isoform X2, with product MTMTICLLFVLTVAANGHPHPSYDPYFNEGHGGFGHGGGSSGQGFGHGGQGQSEFGHGGFSGPSGGGSSSGGFGHGGQGQGGFDQGGPSGHSGGGPGQGSSGSHGGYGNGGFHDGHHGGYKDRGY from the exons atgacaatg ACTATATGTCTTCTCTTCGTATTAACCGTGGCTGCCAAtg GGCACCCGCACCCATCCTACGACCCCTATTTTAATGAAGGTCATGGAGGTTTTGGCCACGGTGGAGGTAGTTCTGGTCAAGGCTTTGGTCATGGTGGACAAGGTCAGAGTGAGTTTGGTCATGGAGGCTTCTCTGGACCTAGTGGCGGAGGATCCAGTTCAGGAGGCTTCGGTCATGGAGGTCAAGGTCAGGGTGGATTCGATCAGGGAGGCCCCTCTGGACATAGCGGCGGTGGACCTGGTCAAGGAAGCTCTGGAAGCCATG GTGGCTACGGAAATGGTGGCTTCCACGACGGACACCACGGCGGCTACAAAGATCgtggatattaa
- the LOC116772175 gene encoding holotricin-3-like isoform X1 gives MSLKTICLLFVLTVAANGHPHPSYDPYFNEGHGGFGHGGGSSGQGFGHGGQGQSEFGHGGFSGPSGGGSSSGGFGHGGQGQGGFDQGGPSGHSGGGPGQGSSGSHGGYGNGGFHDGHHGGYKDRGY, from the exons ATGTCTCTTAAA ACTATATGTCTTCTCTTCGTATTAACCGTGGCTGCCAAtg GGCACCCGCACCCATCCTACGACCCCTATTTTAATGAAGGTCATGGAGGTTTTGGCCACGGTGGAGGTAGTTCTGGTCAAGGCTTTGGTCATGGTGGACAAGGTCAGAGTGAGTTTGGTCATGGAGGCTTCTCTGGACCTAGTGGCGGAGGATCCAGTTCAGGAGGCTTCGGTCATGGAGGTCAAGGTCAGGGTGGATTCGATCAGGGAGGCCCCTCTGGACATAGCGGCGGTGGACCTGGTCAAGGAAGCTCTGGAAGCCATG GTGGCTACGGAAATGGTGGCTTCCACGACGGACACCACGGCGGCTACAAAGATCgtggatattaa
- the LOC116771845 gene encoding holotricin-3-like isoform X2, whose translation MSIKILCVLLVLAVVTYGFPQGYQQQNLDPAFGRYPNQGFQNGPGNFGQPGFGQEGFGQGGFPGQGGYGNIAGSHPGGYKEHGY comes from the exons ATGTCTATCAaa ATTCTGTGCGTATTACTCGTGTTAGCTGTGGTTACATACG GGTTTCCACAAGGATATCAACAACAAAACCTCGACCCCGCATTTGGAAGATACCCAAACCAAG gATTCCAAAATGGTCCAGGAAACTTCGGTCAGCCAGGTTTCGGACAGGAAGGATTCGGTCAGGGCGGCTTCCCAGGACAGG GTGGATACGGAAATATAGCTGGCAGCCATCCCGGTGGATACAAGGAACATgggtattaa
- the LOC116771845 gene encoding holotricin-3-like isoform X3 gives MSIKILCVLLVLAVVTYGFPQGYQQQNLDPAFGRYPNQGFQNGPGNFGQPGFGQEGFGQGGFPGQGGYGNIAGSHPGGYKEHGY, from the exons ATGTCTATCAaa ATTCTGTGCGTATTACTCGTGTTAGCTGTGGTTACATACG GGTTTCCACAAGGATATCAACAACAAAACCTCGACCCCGCGTTTGGAAGATACCCGAACCAAG gATTCCAAAATGGTCCAGGAAACTTCGGTCAGCCAGGTTTCGGACAGGAAGGATTCGGTCAGGGCGGCTTCCCAGGACAGG GTGGATACGGAAATATAGCTGGCAGCCATCCCGGTGGATACAAGGAACATgggtattaa
- the LOC116771845 gene encoding mesenchyme-specific cell surface glycoprotein-like isoform X1 yields MSIKILCVLLVLAVVTYGFPQGYQQQNLDPAFGRYPNQGFPQGYQQQNLDPAFGRYPNQGFQNGPGNFGQPGFGQEGFGQGGFPGQGGYGNIAGSHPGGYKEHGY; encoded by the exons ATGTCTATCAaa ATTCTGTGCGTATTACTCGTGTTAGCTGTGGTTACATACG GGTTTCCACAAGGATATCAACAACAAAACCTCGACCCCGCATTTGGAAGATACCCAAACCAAG GGTTTCCACAAGGATATCAACAACAAAACCTCGACCCCGCGTTTGGAAGATACCCGAACCAAG gATTCCAAAATGGTCCAGGAAACTTCGGTCAGCCAGGTTTCGGACAGGAAGGATTCGGTCAGGGCGGCTTCCCAGGACAGG GTGGATACGGAAATATAGCTGGCAGCCATCCCGGTGGATACAAGGAACATgggtattaa
- the LOC116771957 gene encoding antifreeze protein Maxi-like, translating into MSPLTILIFITAACDVLGEGRNKISPGTDSHVAESGGFVPIIASRIGGGYERGSVAATGPSGGGVFIASTPVIAGPSYSGVAGSSAPLNNAAAVGAAQLSAIQNAQAVQAAQIANAAAAAIQGARVAETAARAGQATALRNAQALNAARIANLNRARAAAYENARAAEAARRAAAAATVEIARAMEAERIANAARVHALAIANARAVEAARIANAARAQASAVATSAAQAQAVAEAVARNSQDGTLAFASGAINTYAAPVAVDGYGYGPSGYSGNYGYGEGGH; encoded by the exons ATGTCTCCATTAACG ATCCTCATTTTCATCACAGCGGCATGTGATGTATTAGGGGAAG gtcgaaataaaatatcaccgGGGACAGATTCTCATGTCGCGGAGAGTGGTGGATTCGTTCCTATAATCGCCTCCCGCATAGGAGGTGGGTATGAGAGAGGCTCCGTTGCAGCAACTGGCCCAAGTGGAGGAGGTGTTTTTATTGCTAGTACACCTGTCATTGCTGGTCCATCTTACAGTGGTGTTGCTGGCAGTAGTGCTCCACTCAATAACGCAGCTGCAGTAGGAGCAGCACAGCTCAGTGCGATACAAAACGCTCAAGCTGTTCAAGCCGCTCAAATAGCCAATGCTGCTGCTGCGGCAATCCAAGGTGCTCGAGTAGCGGAAACTGCAGCAAGGGCAGGACAAGCAACTGCCCTTCGAAATGCCCAAGCCCTAAACGCAGCACGTATTGCGAATTTAAATAGAGCCCGAGCTGCCGCATATGAGAATGCACGTGCTGCTGAAGCAGCAAGGAGAGCGGCAGCTGCAGCTACTGTAGAAATTGCACGTGCTATGGAAGCTGAACGAATCGCTAATGCTGCTCGCGTACATGCTCTTGCCATTGCTAATGCTCGTGCAGTGGAGGCAGCACGAATAGCAAATGCCGCAAGAGCTCAAGCGTCGGCTGTTGCTACTAGTGCTGCTCAAGCTCAGGCTGTTGCTGAGGCGGTTGCCAGAAATTCTCAAGATGGAACGTTAGCCTTCGCGAGTGGTGCCATTAACACTTATGCAGCTCCTGTTGCCGTAGATGGATATGGATATGGTCCAAGTGGATACAGTGGCAATTATGGATACGGAGAGGGAGGACACTGA
- the LOC116772101 gene encoding keratin, type II cytoskeletal 1-like, producing the protein MSRLTILFVIAAAYEVMGGMSRDAAVAYSSAAPSGLVSYGANIGAPAAGIVVPGGLSGLMGSGIGIINGGSTGSLNNAAAAGAAQLSAIQNAQAVQATQIANAAAAAIQGARVAEAQARAGQANAIQNAQALNAARLANLQRAQAAAYENARAVEAARRAAEAAAVEVARAVQAERAANAARVQAVAIANTRAVEAARIANAARAQAAAVATSAAQAQAVADSVARNTGGGSLMVGGAGYGLGGAGNGLGGAALVDGAEVAVANVAPVSSGALYLSSLGGNYGHGLGGKGYH; encoded by the exons atgtcTCGTCTTACG ATTCTCTTTGTCATCGCTGCGGCGTATGAAGTGATGGGAG gtATGAGCAGAGACGCGGCTGTAGCTTATTCTAGCGCTGCTCCGAGTGGATTAGTGAGCTATGGGGCAAACATTGGGGCACCAGCTGCTGGCATTGTCGTACCTGGAGGACTCAGTGGCCTCATGGGATCTGGTATCGGTATTATTAATGGCGGCAGTACTGGTTCTCTTAATAACGCAGCTGCTGCTGGAGCTGCACAACTTAGTGCTATTCAAAACGCCCAAGCTGTTCAAGCTACCCAAATAGCTAACGCTGCTGCAGCTGCCATCCAAGGAGCCCGAGTTGCTGAGGCTCAAGCTAGAGCTGGTCAAGCTAATGCTATACAGAATGCTCAGGCCTTGAATGCTGCGCGTCTGGCTAACCTTCAAAGAGCACAAGCAGCTGCTTACGAGAATGCCCGTGCAGTTGAAGCAGCGAGACGGGCTGCTGAAGCCGCAGCTGTTGAGGTCGCCCGAGCTGTTCAAGCAGAACGTGCCGCTAATGCTGCTCGTGTACAGGCGGTGGCTATAGCTAACACGCGAGCTGTAGAGGCAGCCCGTATTGCTAATGCTGCGAGAGCTCAAGCAGCAGCTGTTGCAACCAGTGCAGCCCAGGCTCAGGCTGTTGCTGACAGTGTCGCCAGAAACACTGGGGGAGGATCACTCATGGTAGGAGGTGCTGGCTATGGTCTTGGTGGTGCTGGCAATGGTCTTGGTGGTGCTGCCTTAGTTGATGGCGCCGAAGTAGCGGTCGCTAACGTTGCCCCAGTTTCTTCAGGTGCCTTATATCTCAGCAGTCTCGGAGGAAACTATGGACATGGATTAGGTGGAAAgggatatcattaa
- the LOC116772038 gene encoding spidroin-1-like — protein MSRLTILFVVVAAYEVLGEAVRKEIAVADSSVAASGLIGYGYGGGLKLGSPSAGIVVPGGIGSGLIGSGIEYINGGGSGSLNNAAAAGAAQLSAIQNAQAVQATQIANAAAAAIQGARVLEAQARAGQANAIQNAQALNAARLANLQRAQAAAYENARAVEAARRAGEAASLEVARAVQAERAANAARVEAAAIANSRAVEAARIANAARAQAAAVATSAAQAQAVADTVARNAGNGALLLGGSGLGNGGLIGNGGAIAPLAVGSSYGLGSLGNLGGLGGLGGLGNYGSLGGLGLGLGKGMH, from the exons ATGTCTCGTCTTACG attctCTTTGTCGTCGTTGCTGCGTATGAAGTGCTTGGAGAAG CTGTGAGGAAAGAAATCGCTGTTGCTGATTCTAGTGTAGCCGCTAGTGGCTTAATCGGCTATGGCTATGGTGGAGGCCTGAAACTCGGCTCACCATCAGCTGGCATTGTTGTACCTGGAGGAATTGGAAGTGGATTAATAGGATCTGGAATTGAATATATCAACGGTGGGGGTAGCGGATCTCTTAATAATGCCGCCGCTGCTGGCGCTGCACAACTTAGTGCTATCCAAAATGCCCAAGCTGTTCAAGCTACTCAGATAGCCAATGCTGCTGCAGCCGCCATCCAAGGAGCTCGAGTTCTTGAGGCTCAAGCAAGAGCAGGTCAAGCTAATGCTATTCAGAATGCCCAGGCCTTGAATGCTGCGCGTCTGGCTAACCTTCAAAGAGCACAAGCAGCTGCTTATGAAAATGCTCGTGCGGTGGAAGCTGCGAGACGTGCTGGCGAGGCCGCATCACTTGAGGTCGCTCGTGCTGTTCAAGCAGAACGCGCCGCTAATGCTGCCCGTGTTGAGGCTGCAGCTATTGCTAACTCACGAGCTGTAGAAGCAGCCCGTATTGCTAACGCTGCAAGGGCTCAAGCCGCTGCTGTTGCAACCAGTGCAGCTCAGGCTCAGGCTGTTGCTGATACTGTAGCTAGAAATGCTGGAAATGGAGCACTCCTACTGGGTGGTTCTGGCCTTGGAAATGGCGGACTCATTGGTAACGGTGGAGCAATAGCACCACTTGCTGTCGGTTCCAGTTATGGTCTCGGATCTCTCGGTAACCTTGGAGGTCTTGGAGGTCTCGGAGGTCTCGGAAATTATGGAAGTCTTGGAGGTCTTGGTTTAGGATTAGGAAAAGGTATgcactaa
- the LOC116771822 gene encoding holotricin-3-like, whose product MAKLLIVALALVAVAAAYPGYGVGGGSVHGGAGSGFGGHGSHGGHEVEGVFGKPEGGHGQGSHGHGNIGGHGQVGSVGGHEFGSHGEGNFGGHGHGSQGEGSFGGHESGHGHGHGSQNHGSGHGHGSYDHGHGDFEGHGHGDFGSHEGGFDFEGGHGHGDFGGHGHGSHGDFSGHGHGSHGHHY is encoded by the exons ATGGCTAAGTTACTG ATCGTTGCGTTAGCTCTCGTCGCTGTGGCTGCAGCGTATCCAG GTTACGGAGTTGGAGGGGGCTCGGTGCATGGCGGTGCAGGAAGTGGTTTTGGAGGCCATGGAAGCCACGGCGGTCACGAGGTTGAAGGTGTCTTTGGAAAACCCGAGGGAGGACACGGTCAAGGAAGTCATGGCCATGGTAACATTGGAGGGCACGGTCAAGTAGGATCTGTGGGTGGACATGAGTTTGGTAGCCACGGTGAAGGAAACTTCGGAGGCCACGGTCATGGTAGCCAAGGTGAAGGAAGCTTCGGAGGACATGAAAGTGGACACGGACACGGACATGGAAGCCAAAACCACGGAAGCGGCCACGGTCACGGAAGCTATGATCATGGTCATGGTGACTTCGAAGGACATGGACATGGTGACTTCGGTAGTCATGAAGGCGGCTTCGACTTTGAAGGGGGCCACGGCCATGGTGACTTCggtggtcacggacatggaAGCCATGGTGACTTCAGCGGTCACGGCCATGGGAGCCACGGTCACCATTACTGa